The following coding sequences are from one Venturia canescens isolate UGA chromosome 5, ASM1945775v1, whole genome shotgun sequence window:
- the Sara gene encoding zinc finger FYVE domain-containing protein 9 isoform X4, whose product MEKFAVDLDRVLDEFEFNEDCAEQVALSLDADNLWTQSQTKPITESSSNFIQSTSTYEDGGSQSRTLEAQRSGDKISNIDTTRLEETLDIRKMGGKRENSDSVNDFYSHGKGSDDKLQEKRYASFRDSEPVSLTIRNDISQKLVQKQQNESGSGASKNHNSYDKKLNQPNIRPSVSNVFSSLNEYINAPSGNLEQRDNSIVSTEASSLKVESRVKTNMKKDDATSQESKGAGGSSRDGISDKTIGSKTRDLQSSNKLSRIPPKYQNILVPVKLDASTGSHSKPEDGQTSAMQFEDILSLERISCDSQHPEHVLNIDTDIGIACGTKRKQTSLAAEVRLPPARTDIKDEAEAHGVPREDVHVYENMKVPMDKREMSEVHAIAISNPESAFKPAERQDSKRHYENMIVEEKTKDKDEAAGYERICEARESLSSLETKRPSVHRGTAPGFQGIIKSTVVTKEAQPIGFGTTIDDLSEEELNKYLAELEAEERANEGKAMYENVEPPAYEPPRDDDLLRRVITTSRKLPTEDEDANEAPIFETVTIGVLPALSEEKLQEKAKKFPVIDYSKQQASSSDSDPRYNDFLDKKAQEESSGKIDSEGRVIDEKVGEETSNKSVDSRENIDSEMLECRTCVVTQEFTESEWSDDFSMNCAPASTAKDSSSGVTESEISNVDNANRQFENNEIVEETIENISNMKTTIVDTKYSENSVSTENNVNSCIDEDSVNSNDDKILSELPSSSNNTLNDAEESTKDDGSDHEDKLSRPQTLDIVSTVTMPDNSTTGEHESLEPESETSQQQADNSQDFSESSSFESTTILGKQPPFWIPDNAALNCMLCEVKFTVIKRRHHCRACGKVLCNKCCSMKYRLQYQGNIDSRVCSPCYQLLIKAEQDHESGDCSTNCGNSSPSNINSSQLAGGLPPPPTVMVPVGVLKREGSSKQRSEGQKSVMFSDELDTSWDLKPPYRKIGKRTSNTPQMQTSGTGKRQNIPPMDPNTNSYIPQDPDLLPPTVTIHKGEISYHECDGSAALYKSLKNECEPPIMFAINRNLYAYVKITNLNCCVNRVCWNVTSRGLACVGQDEIIFLVETLPDEMQIPKDLLIHINQIYVEAIKGNTITELGVSIHQGVHFLGSREHAGFLFIRQSFQCLQKIILPPAPFLVGLLVHRWETPWAKVFPLRLMLRLGAEYRYYPCPLVSVRFRDAVYFEIGHTIMKVLADFRNFAYTLPGVRGLTIHMQDRTTDVLFPKNRYDQVIKGLNNSNDHVLAFASNFSSQADSHLVCIQTNTGDESSYQTQAINIHNKPRKVTGASFVVINGALKSSMGLSAKSSIVEDGLMVQIMPEKMEALKAALKNMQDFSIGCGLQGAQEPDETVNIKWVDNDVHFNLGVKSPIDGIPMDGIPSIRVHNGTDYMGTSRFIRWTEVFIIKSDDHPAGVHDPVDINKLSESIARATCAAFVKLLDLLATAGLTKIGVRTTIHPDNVGYEAGSEGNRLPPIYMNSLDNELIQVLHKAAQMSQDTNTVLELIFHVLDD is encoded by the exons ATGGAGAAGTTTGCTGTGGATTTGGATAGAGTCCTtgatgaatttgaattcaacgaag ATTGTGCGGAGCAAGTAGCATTAAGCTTAGATGCAGATAATCTGTGGACCCAGTCACAGACAAAGCCGATAACAGAGagttcatcaaattttatacAGTCGACATCAACATACGAAGATGGAGGTTCGCAGTCGAGAACACTGGAAGCTCAAAGATCCGGGGATAAAATATCAAACATAGACACAACTCGGCTAGAAGAAACTTTGGACATAAGAAAAATGGGTGGCAAACGTGAGAATTCAGATTCAGTGAATGATTTTTACAGTCATGGAAAAGGGAGCGACGATAAACTTCAGGAAAAGCGATACGCGAGTTTCCGGGACAGTGAGCCTGTTTCCCTGACGATTCGCAACGACATATCGCAAAAATTGGTACAAAAACAACAGAATGAAAGTGGCTCAGGGGCAAGTAAAAATCATAATAGTtatgacaaaaaattgaatcagcCAAACATCAGGCCCAGCGTCAGCAATGTTTTCAGCAGTTTGAACGAGTATATCAATGCACCAAGTGGAAACTTAGAGCAGAGAGATAACAGTATCGTGTCGACGGAGGCTAGCTCTTTGAAAGTTGAAAGCAGAGTCAAGACGAACATGAAAAAAGATGACGCAACGAGCCAAGAGTCCAAAGGGGCTGGAGGTTCCTCCAGGGATGGAATTAGCGACAAAACCATCGGTTCGAAAACAAGAGATCTTCAAAGCTCCAATAAGCTAAGCCGAATCCCTCCGAAATATCAGAACATACTGGTGCCTGTAAAGTTGGATGCAAGTACCGGTTCGCACAGTAAACCCGAGGACGGTCAGACTTCAGCGATGCAATTTGAGGATATCTTGAGTTTGGAAAGAATCAGCTGTGATTCTCAGCATCCCGAACATGTGCTGAACATCGACACTGACATCGGGATTGCTTGTggaacgaaaagaaaacaaacgaGTTTGGCTGCTGAGGTAAGATTGCCTCCAGCGAGAACGGATATCAAAGACGAAGCGGAAGCTCATGGAGTTCCAAGAGAAGACGTTCATGTGTACGAAAACATGAAGGTGCCAATGGACAAGCGTGAAATGAGCGAAGTCCACGCGATCGCGATTTCGAATCCAGAGAGTGCATTTAAACCAGCTGAAAGACAAGATTCGAAAAGGCATTATGAGAATATGATCGTGGAAGAAAAGACCAAGGACAAAGACGAGGCCGCTGGGTACGAGCGGATTTGTGAAGCTAGAGAATCGTTGAGTTCATTGGAAACGAAGAGACCCAGTGTTCACCGAGGAACTGCGCCGGGATTTCAAGGAATCATCAAGTCCACCGTAGTAACGAAAGAGGCACAGCCAATTGGGTTCGGTACTACAATAGACGATCTTTCGGAAGAAGAATTAAACAAATATCTGGCCGAGCTAGAGGCCGAGGAACGCGCGAACGAGGGTAAAGCGATGTACGAGAATGTAGAGCCCCCGGCCTACGAACCTCCCCGTGACGACGATTTATTGAGGAGAGTGATAACAACCTCAAGGAAACTTCCGACCGAAGATGAGGACGCGAACGAAGCACCGATTTTTGAGACCGTAACCATCGGCGTTCTACCTGCATTGTCCGAGGAAAAACTTCAGGAAAAAGCGAAAAAGTTTCCGGTCATCGATTACAGCAAGCAACAGGCCTCGTCCAGCGACAGTGACCCGAGATACAATGATTTTTTAGACAAAAAGGCTCAGGAAGAGTCGTCCGGGAAAATCGATTCCGAGGGCAGAGTCATCGACGAAAAGGTTGGCGAAGAGACGAGCAATAAAAGCGTTGACAGTCGAGAGAACATCGATTCTGAAATGCTCGAGTGTCGAACGTGTGTGGTCACCCAGGAATTTACCGAGTCCGAATGGAGCGAcgatttttcgatgaattGCGCTCCTGCAAGCACCGCGAAAGATTCTTCCTCGGGAGTAACCGAATCCGAAATCAGCAATGTTGACAATGCTAATCGTCAATTCGAGAACAACGAAATCGTCGAAGAAACGATAGAAAACATAAGCAACATGAAAACTACTATCGTCGACACTAAATACTCCGAAAATTCTGTATCCACAGAAAACAATGTGAACTCTTGCATCGACGAAGATTCCGTAAATTCGAACGACGATAAAATCCTCTCCGAACTACCTTCATCTTCGAATAACACTCTAAACGATGCTGAAGAATCCACTAAAGATGACGGAAGTGATCACGAGGACAAACTTTCACGCCCCCAAACCCTCGACATCGTTTCTACGGTCACCATGCCTGATAATTCAACGACAG GCGAACATGAATCATTGGAACCGGAGAGTGAAACGTCACAGCAACAGGCAGATAACTCGCAGGATTTTTCGGAAAGCAGTTCTTTCGAGTCTACTACGATATTGGGAAAACAGCCACCCTTTTGGATTCCCGATAACGCTGCTCTGAATTGTATGCTTTGTGAGGTCAAGTTTACCGTCATTAAGCGTCGTCATCATTGTCGTGCTTGTGGCAAG gttttgTGCAACAAATGCTGCAGCATGAAGTATAGACTTCAATATCAAGGCAACATCGATTCTCGTGTTTGCTCTCCGTGTTATCAGCTGCTCATAAAAG CGGAACAAGACCACGAAAGCGGTGATTGTTCTACAAACTGTGGCAACAGTTCTCCCAGTAATATAAACTCTTCCCAG TTAGCCGGGGGCTTGCCACCACCTCCCACAGTCATGGTTCCGGTTGGTGTTTTGAAACGCGAGGGCAGTTCCAAGCAACGATCCGAGGGTCAGAAGTCCGTCATGTTCAGCGATG AACTCGACACCTCCTGGGACCTGAAGCCACCGTATCGAAAGATAGGAAAACGAACCTCTAACACTCCGCAAATGCAGACGTCGGGGACTGGCAAACGACAGAATATTCCGCCCATGGATCCGAACACGAATTCGTATATTCCCCAGGACCCTGATCTCTTACCACCAACAGTAACAATCCATAAAGGCG aaatttcttACCACGAGTGCGATGGATCTGCGGCTTTGtacaaatcattaaaaaatgaatgcgaACCCCCCATTATGTTCGCTATCAACCGAAATCTTTATGCTTATGTGAAAATTACGAACC TTAATTGTTGCGTCAACAGGGTTTGTTGGAACGTTACATCAAGAGGTTTGGCGTGTGTGGGTCAagacgaaataatttttttggttgAAACGTTACCCGACGAAATGCAAATTCCAAAGGATCTTCTTATTCATATTAATCAAATTTATGTAGAGGCCATCAAAG GCAACACCATAACGGAGTTGGGAGTTTCGATACATCAAGGAGTACACTTCCTGGGATCTCGTGAGCACGcaggttttttatttattcgacaAAGTTTTCAATGTTTGCAGAAAATCATCCTTCCTCCGGCGCCTTTTCTCGTCGGACTTCTCGTCCACAG ATGGGAAACTCCATGGGCAAAAGTATTCCCGCTTCGTCTGATGTTACGCCTCGGTGCCGAATACCGATATTATCCGTGTCCGTTGGTGTCAGTGCGATTCCGTGACGCGGTTTACTTTGAAATAGGTCACACGATAATGAAAGTTTTGGCTGATTTCCGTAATTTCGCGTACACGCTGCCGGGCGTACGAGGACTAACGATTCACATGCAAGATCGAACGACCGATGTTCTCTTCCCGAAAAATCGTTATGACCAAGTGATCAAAGGGCTCAACAATTCCAACGACCATGTTCTTGCATTTGCATCGAATTTCAGCAGCCAAGCGGATTCCCATCTTGTGTGCATACAAACTAACACTGGCGACGAGAGCAGTTATCAAACTCAGGCTATAAATATTCATAATAAACCACGAAAAG TTACGGGCGCGAGTTTTGTCGTGATAAACGGAGCATTGAAATCGTCCATGGGACTATCGGCGAAATCGAGTATCGTCGAGGATGGTTTAATGGTCCAAATAATGCCTGAGAAAATGGAGGCGTTGAAAGCAGCGCTAAAAAATATGCAGGACTTTTCGATCGGTTGTGGTCTTCAGGGAGCCCAAGAACCCGATGAAACCGTCAACATCAAATGGGTCGACAACGATGTACATTTCAATTTAGG GGTCAAAAGTCCCATCGATGGCATCCCAATGGACGGCATTCCTTCGATAAGAGTCCACAATGGCACGGATTATATGGGTACAAGCAGATTTATTCGATGGACTGAAGTATTCATCATTAAG TCGGACGATCATCCCGCTGGCGTACACGATCCAGTGGACATCAACAAATTATCAGAAAGTATTGCGAGAGCGACGTGCGCTGCGTTTGTCAAGTTACTCGATCTCCTGGCAACTGCAGGCTTAACTAAAATCGGCGTCAGAACAACCATACATCCGGATAAT GTTGGTTACGAGGCAGGAAGCGAAGGGAATCGATTGCCACCGATTTACATGAACAGTTTGGACAATGAGTTGATCCAAGTTCTTCACAAAGCCGCTCAGATGAGTCAAGATACGAACACTGTTCTGGAATTGATTTTCCATGTATTGGATGACTAA
- the Sara gene encoding zinc finger FYVE domain-containing protein 9 isoform X1 — protein sequence MEKFAVDLDRVLDEFEFNEDCAEQVALSLDADNLWTQSQTKPITESSSNFIQSTSTYEDGGSQSRTLEAQRSGDKISNIDTTRLEETLDIRKMGGKRENSDSVNDFYSHGKGSDDKLQEKRYASFRDSEPVSLTIRNDISQKLVQKQQNESGSGASKNHNSYDKKLNQPNIRPSVSNVFSSLNEYINAPSGNLEQRDNSIVSTEASSLKVESRVKTNMKKDDATSQESKGAGGSSRDGISDKTIGSKTRDLQSSNKLSRIPPKYQNILVPVKLDASTGSHSKPEDGQTSAMQFEDILSLERISCDSQHPEHVLNIDTDIGIACGTKRKQTSLAAEVRLPPARTDIKDEAEAHGVPREDVHVYENMKVPMDKREMSEVHAIAISNPESAFKPAERQDSKRHYENMIVEEKTKDKDEAAGYERICEARESLSSLETKRPSVHRGTAPGFQGIIKSTVVTKEAQPIGFGTTIDDLSEEELNKYLAELEAEERANEGKAMYENVEPPAYEPPRDDDLLRRVITTSRKLPTEDEDANEAPIFETVTIGVLPALSEEKLQEKAKKFPVIDYSKQQASSSDSDPRYNDFLDKKAQEESSGKIDSEGRVIDEKVGEETSNKSVDSRENIDSEMLECRTCVVTQEFTESEWSDDFSMNCAPASTAKDSSSGVTESEISNVDNANRQFENNEIVEETIENISNMKTTIVDTKYSENSVSTENNVNSCIDEDSVNSNDDKILSELPSSSNNTLNDAEESTKDDGSDHEDKLSRPQTLDIVSTVTMPDNSTTGEHESLEPESETSQQQADNSQDFSESSSFESTTILGKQPPFWIPDNAALNCMLCEVKFTVIKRRHHCRACGKVLCNKCCSMKYRLQYQGNIDSRVCSPCYQLLIKAEQDHESGDCSTNCGNSSPSNINSSQGRQPNPNNPMEYCSTIPPLQQLAGGLPPPPTVMVPVGVLKREGSSKQRSEGQKSVMFSDGIRPGCDLTELDTSWDLKPPYRKIGKRTSNTPQMQTSGTGKRQNIPPMDPNTNSYIPQDPDLLPPTVTIHKGEISYHECDGSAALYKSLKNECEPPIMFAINRNLYAYVKITNLNCCVNRVCWNVTSRGLACVGQDEIIFLVETLPDEMQIPKDLLIHINQIYVEAIKGNTITELGVSIHQGVHFLGSREHAGFLFIRQSFQCLQKIILPPAPFLVGLLVHRWETPWAKVFPLRLMLRLGAEYRYYPCPLVSVRFRDAVYFEIGHTIMKVLADFRNFAYTLPGVRGLTIHMQDRTTDVLFPKNRYDQVIKGLNNSNDHVLAFASNFSSQADSHLVCIQTNTGDESSYQTQAINIHNKPRKVTGASFVVINGALKSSMGLSAKSSIVEDGLMVQIMPEKMEALKAALKNMQDFSIGCGLQGAQEPDETVNIKWVDNDVHFNLGVKSPIDGIPMDGIPSIRVHNGTDYMGTSRFIRWTEVFIIKSDDHPAGVHDPVDINKLSESIARATCAAFVKLLDLLATAGLTKIGVRTTIHPDNVGYEAGSEGNRLPPIYMNSLDNELIQVLHKAAQMSQDTNTVLELIFHVLDD from the exons ATGGAGAAGTTTGCTGTGGATTTGGATAGAGTCCTtgatgaatttgaattcaacgaag ATTGTGCGGAGCAAGTAGCATTAAGCTTAGATGCAGATAATCTGTGGACCCAGTCACAGACAAAGCCGATAACAGAGagttcatcaaattttatacAGTCGACATCAACATACGAAGATGGAGGTTCGCAGTCGAGAACACTGGAAGCTCAAAGATCCGGGGATAAAATATCAAACATAGACACAACTCGGCTAGAAGAAACTTTGGACATAAGAAAAATGGGTGGCAAACGTGAGAATTCAGATTCAGTGAATGATTTTTACAGTCATGGAAAAGGGAGCGACGATAAACTTCAGGAAAAGCGATACGCGAGTTTCCGGGACAGTGAGCCTGTTTCCCTGACGATTCGCAACGACATATCGCAAAAATTGGTACAAAAACAACAGAATGAAAGTGGCTCAGGGGCAAGTAAAAATCATAATAGTtatgacaaaaaattgaatcagcCAAACATCAGGCCCAGCGTCAGCAATGTTTTCAGCAGTTTGAACGAGTATATCAATGCACCAAGTGGAAACTTAGAGCAGAGAGATAACAGTATCGTGTCGACGGAGGCTAGCTCTTTGAAAGTTGAAAGCAGAGTCAAGACGAACATGAAAAAAGATGACGCAACGAGCCAAGAGTCCAAAGGGGCTGGAGGTTCCTCCAGGGATGGAATTAGCGACAAAACCATCGGTTCGAAAACAAGAGATCTTCAAAGCTCCAATAAGCTAAGCCGAATCCCTCCGAAATATCAGAACATACTGGTGCCTGTAAAGTTGGATGCAAGTACCGGTTCGCACAGTAAACCCGAGGACGGTCAGACTTCAGCGATGCAATTTGAGGATATCTTGAGTTTGGAAAGAATCAGCTGTGATTCTCAGCATCCCGAACATGTGCTGAACATCGACACTGACATCGGGATTGCTTGTggaacgaaaagaaaacaaacgaGTTTGGCTGCTGAGGTAAGATTGCCTCCAGCGAGAACGGATATCAAAGACGAAGCGGAAGCTCATGGAGTTCCAAGAGAAGACGTTCATGTGTACGAAAACATGAAGGTGCCAATGGACAAGCGTGAAATGAGCGAAGTCCACGCGATCGCGATTTCGAATCCAGAGAGTGCATTTAAACCAGCTGAAAGACAAGATTCGAAAAGGCATTATGAGAATATGATCGTGGAAGAAAAGACCAAGGACAAAGACGAGGCCGCTGGGTACGAGCGGATTTGTGAAGCTAGAGAATCGTTGAGTTCATTGGAAACGAAGAGACCCAGTGTTCACCGAGGAACTGCGCCGGGATTTCAAGGAATCATCAAGTCCACCGTAGTAACGAAAGAGGCACAGCCAATTGGGTTCGGTACTACAATAGACGATCTTTCGGAAGAAGAATTAAACAAATATCTGGCCGAGCTAGAGGCCGAGGAACGCGCGAACGAGGGTAAAGCGATGTACGAGAATGTAGAGCCCCCGGCCTACGAACCTCCCCGTGACGACGATTTATTGAGGAGAGTGATAACAACCTCAAGGAAACTTCCGACCGAAGATGAGGACGCGAACGAAGCACCGATTTTTGAGACCGTAACCATCGGCGTTCTACCTGCATTGTCCGAGGAAAAACTTCAGGAAAAAGCGAAAAAGTTTCCGGTCATCGATTACAGCAAGCAACAGGCCTCGTCCAGCGACAGTGACCCGAGATACAATGATTTTTTAGACAAAAAGGCTCAGGAAGAGTCGTCCGGGAAAATCGATTCCGAGGGCAGAGTCATCGACGAAAAGGTTGGCGAAGAGACGAGCAATAAAAGCGTTGACAGTCGAGAGAACATCGATTCTGAAATGCTCGAGTGTCGAACGTGTGTGGTCACCCAGGAATTTACCGAGTCCGAATGGAGCGAcgatttttcgatgaattGCGCTCCTGCAAGCACCGCGAAAGATTCTTCCTCGGGAGTAACCGAATCCGAAATCAGCAATGTTGACAATGCTAATCGTCAATTCGAGAACAACGAAATCGTCGAAGAAACGATAGAAAACATAAGCAACATGAAAACTACTATCGTCGACACTAAATACTCCGAAAATTCTGTATCCACAGAAAACAATGTGAACTCTTGCATCGACGAAGATTCCGTAAATTCGAACGACGATAAAATCCTCTCCGAACTACCTTCATCTTCGAATAACACTCTAAACGATGCTGAAGAATCCACTAAAGATGACGGAAGTGATCACGAGGACAAACTTTCACGCCCCCAAACCCTCGACATCGTTTCTACGGTCACCATGCCTGATAATTCAACGACAG GCGAACATGAATCATTGGAACCGGAGAGTGAAACGTCACAGCAACAGGCAGATAACTCGCAGGATTTTTCGGAAAGCAGTTCTTTCGAGTCTACTACGATATTGGGAAAACAGCCACCCTTTTGGATTCCCGATAACGCTGCTCTGAATTGTATGCTTTGTGAGGTCAAGTTTACCGTCATTAAGCGTCGTCATCATTGTCGTGCTTGTGGCAAG gttttgTGCAACAAATGCTGCAGCATGAAGTATAGACTTCAATATCAAGGCAACATCGATTCTCGTGTTTGCTCTCCGTGTTATCAGCTGCTCATAAAAG CGGAACAAGACCACGAAAGCGGTGATTGTTCTACAAACTGTGGCAACAGTTCTCCCAGTAATATAAACTCTTCCCAG GGGAGACAGCCTAATCCAAATAATCCGATGGAGTACTGTTCAACAATACCGCCTTTGCAACAGTTAGCCGGGGGCTTGCCACCACCTCCCACAGTCATGGTTCCGGTTGGTGTTTTGAAACGCGAGGGCAGTTCCAAGCAACGATCCGAGGGTCAGAAGTCCGTCATGTTCAGCGATG GAATAAGGCCTGGCTGTGACCTGACAGAACTCGACACCTCCTGGGACCTGAAGCCACCGTATCGAAAGATAGGAAAACGAACCTCTAACACTCCGCAAATGCAGACGTCGGGGACTGGCAAACGACAGAATATTCCGCCCATGGATCCGAACACGAATTCGTATATTCCCCAGGACCCTGATCTCTTACCACCAACAGTAACAATCCATAAAGGCG aaatttcttACCACGAGTGCGATGGATCTGCGGCTTTGtacaaatcattaaaaaatgaatgcgaACCCCCCATTATGTTCGCTATCAACCGAAATCTTTATGCTTATGTGAAAATTACGAACC TTAATTGTTGCGTCAACAGGGTTTGTTGGAACGTTACATCAAGAGGTTTGGCGTGTGTGGGTCAagacgaaataatttttttggttgAAACGTTACCCGACGAAATGCAAATTCCAAAGGATCTTCTTATTCATATTAATCAAATTTATGTAGAGGCCATCAAAG GCAACACCATAACGGAGTTGGGAGTTTCGATACATCAAGGAGTACACTTCCTGGGATCTCGTGAGCACGcaggttttttatttattcgacaAAGTTTTCAATGTTTGCAGAAAATCATCCTTCCTCCGGCGCCTTTTCTCGTCGGACTTCTCGTCCACAG ATGGGAAACTCCATGGGCAAAAGTATTCCCGCTTCGTCTGATGTTACGCCTCGGTGCCGAATACCGATATTATCCGTGTCCGTTGGTGTCAGTGCGATTCCGTGACGCGGTTTACTTTGAAATAGGTCACACGATAATGAAAGTTTTGGCTGATTTCCGTAATTTCGCGTACACGCTGCCGGGCGTACGAGGACTAACGATTCACATGCAAGATCGAACGACCGATGTTCTCTTCCCGAAAAATCGTTATGACCAAGTGATCAAAGGGCTCAACAATTCCAACGACCATGTTCTTGCATTTGCATCGAATTTCAGCAGCCAAGCGGATTCCCATCTTGTGTGCATACAAACTAACACTGGCGACGAGAGCAGTTATCAAACTCAGGCTATAAATATTCATAATAAACCACGAAAAG TTACGGGCGCGAGTTTTGTCGTGATAAACGGAGCATTGAAATCGTCCATGGGACTATCGGCGAAATCGAGTATCGTCGAGGATGGTTTAATGGTCCAAATAATGCCTGAGAAAATGGAGGCGTTGAAAGCAGCGCTAAAAAATATGCAGGACTTTTCGATCGGTTGTGGTCTTCAGGGAGCCCAAGAACCCGATGAAACCGTCAACATCAAATGGGTCGACAACGATGTACATTTCAATTTAGG GGTCAAAAGTCCCATCGATGGCATCCCAATGGACGGCATTCCTTCGATAAGAGTCCACAATGGCACGGATTATATGGGTACAAGCAGATTTATTCGATGGACTGAAGTATTCATCATTAAG TCGGACGATCATCCCGCTGGCGTACACGATCCAGTGGACATCAACAAATTATCAGAAAGTATTGCGAGAGCGACGTGCGCTGCGTTTGTCAAGTTACTCGATCTCCTGGCAACTGCAGGCTTAACTAAAATCGGCGTCAGAACAACCATACATCCGGATAAT GTTGGTTACGAGGCAGGAAGCGAAGGGAATCGATTGCCACCGATTTACATGAACAGTTTGGACAATGAGTTGATCCAAGTTCTTCACAAAGCCGCTCAGATGAGTCAAGATACGAACACTGTTCTGGAATTGATTTTCCATGTATTGGATGACTAA